In Clostridium sp. DL-VIII, the following proteins share a genomic window:
- a CDS encoding dynamin family protein, with protein MDIFKSCIDRQKRIDKVVDIIKNDGIRVQNLLVKDRIINPSHYIVMLGETSSGKSALINTLFDKKILAESVKPTTGIVTEVVVDGNSEETLVAINNDLSIEILDNDKFSTLTLNPHDNINRLRYIGACKNEKYNGMRIFDTPGYGSLIERHEEILKEFIPESDFIVYVVSYRTGIGDDDFQFLKYVGEIINNNVEVVLAINMCPQDINEENKRVCEIAKGVSECLHKEIKMFLIESNSDKNPVADKLWDYIHESINEPSKLEELSETLKSYQDYILRECDIKINSRIAEIENEKEDTQERVKVIKEFIDKKENILNAVEEGFAKIKLKTVRLIGKSDIKIKEEICKYIYDESKWSMKEETFGLMQNYYVPRLTNKETDILNNYIEDEVVSLDRIVDIMLNSEITKLKENVNSKMPSYSEVVEGVIEKHAGGSVEKATGEIFRKAYKGNSEELENGYIGSKNLKKLSNTLEKSGQGYKNSNLNHILKTIRATSLKGITESLSVFTDSIFFLYDSLTWQKKIEEISMNAIDKWANDVENAIRKYLDELKEINKEEILALFNELNEEFSQRKEELKNISLEELVRLKKEIEFLLYKCLLITLKKSGES; from the coding sequence ATGGACATTTTTAAAAGCTGCATAGATAGGCAAAAGAGAATAGATAAGGTTGTTGACATTATTAAAAATGATGGTATTAGAGTTCAAAATCTGTTAGTAAAAGATAGAATAATTAATCCATCCCATTATATTGTCATGCTAGGAGAGACAAGCTCTGGAAAAAGTGCTTTAATAAATACATTATTTGATAAAAAGATACTAGCTGAAAGTGTTAAACCAACAACAGGTATAGTTACAGAAGTTGTTGTTGATGGAAATTCAGAAGAAACTTTAGTAGCTATAAATAATGATTTAAGCATAGAGATTTTAGATAATGATAAATTTTCAACACTTACTTTAAATCCACATGATAATATAAATAGGTTAAGATATATTGGCGCATGTAAAAACGAGAAATATAATGGCATGAGAATTTTTGATACTCCAGGATATGGATCATTAATTGAAAGACATGAGGAAATATTAAAGGAATTTATACCTGAAAGTGATTTTATAGTATATGTAGTTTCATACAGAACTGGAATTGGAGATGATGATTTTCAATTTTTAAAATATGTTGGAGAAATAATAAATAATAATGTAGAAGTTGTTCTAGCTATAAACATGTGTCCACAGGATATTAATGAAGAAAATAAAAGAGTTTGTGAAATAGCTAAAGGTGTAAGTGAATGTCTACATAAAGAAATTAAAATGTTCTTAATTGAAAGTAATAGCGATAAAAATCCGGTTGCAGATAAACTTTGGGATTATATTCATGAAAGCATTAATGAACCTAGTAAATTAGAAGAACTTTCAGAAACATTGAAAAGTTATCAAGATTATATATTGCGTGAATGTGATATAAAAATTAATTCTAGAATTGCAGAAATAGAGAATGAAAAGGAAGATACTCAAGAGAGAGTTAAAGTCATAAAGGAATTTATAGATAAAAAAGAAAATATATTAAATGCAGTAGAAGAGGGCTTTGCTAAAATAAAGTTAAAAACTGTAAGACTTATAGGAAAATCAGATATAAAGATTAAAGAAGAAATATGTAAGTATATATATGATGAAAGCAAATGGTCAATGAAAGAAGAAACCTTTGGACTTATGCAGAATTATTATGTTCCAAGGCTTACCAATAAAGAGACTGATATTTTGAATAATTATATTGAAGATGAGGTTGTTAGTTTAGATAGAATAGTTGATATTATGCTGAATTCAGAAATTACCAAGTTAAAAGAAAATGTTAATAGTAAAATGCCATCTTATAGTGAAGTGGTAGAAGGAGTTATAGAAAAACATGCAGGTGGCAGCGTGGAAAAAGCAACAGGAGAAATATTTAGAAAAGCGTATAAGGGTAATTCGGAAGAGCTTGAAAATGGTTATATAGGGAGCAAAAACTTGAAAAAGCTCTCAAACACTTTAGAAAAATCAGGTCAAGGATATAAAAATAGTAACTTAAATCATATTCTAAAAACAATAAGAGCGACATCTTTAAAAGGAATAACAGAATCATTAAGCGTATTTACAGATTCAATATTCTTCTTATATGATTCTTTGACTTGGCAGAAAAAGATAGAGGAAATATCAATGAATGCCATAGATAAATGGGCAAATGATGTGGAAAACGCTATAAGAAAGTATCTTGATGAGTTAAAGGAAATTAATAAAGAGGAAATATTAGCTTTATTTAATGAATTAAACGAAGAGTTCAGTCAAAGAAAAGAAGAGCTTAAAAATATAAGTTTAGAAGAACTAGTGAGATTAAAAAAGGAAATAGAATTTCTATTGTACAAATGTTTACTTATAACTTTAAAAAAATCAGGTGAATCTTAA
- a CDS encoding dynamin family protein: MAYVNLIEDERFYSLLEKYLNNENQSIDYKKYFQHFVENLNKKEIVVPVLGIQGAGKSSFLNSILMEDNVLPTDVDETTCVPVEIKYGEDADEAEIYYLNGNKESIHVRDLEKYVHNDYNAANSLKVSRIVLHNKSDILKDNIVLVDLPGVGSLTPQNQRTTLEYIDKLAAGIFMIRTNPPITRTEKNFINALWPKLSNTIFVQNKWNDESVEDANEAKEHNEGVLYSISYAHDEKDINVNIVNVYEAVKGKFTKDETAYNNSGITKVIEEIKNISKEYNEDLMKTLKQRIYESMKNINDKIESYKILALNQEKQNAEEKEEKIQEIKNILSANKKKIRSCRSYADNEMESIIEDSSKIIKENIEDLRVDLRRIINKGIVDGNRLSLIYKESSDKAINDIMDEILRRIGIFIRNINNEFENIKIKGFDGTYENISFFNKKSSIKYEKALPTVFGLSSGVIGTIGAVGTLGGPAGILVGLGISLAFSLIGDNMRKRIIENRANYTLKDLEPMIEDLEKYLKEEIIGDLMAKQEEIDEAIRNLRDSLERTFKDDIENIEKRYEANYSEKQVLEFEEDLKVLKELIEEYKEN; this comes from the coding sequence ATGGCATATGTGAATTTAATTGAAGATGAAAGATTTTATAGCTTATTAGAAAAATATCTTAATAATGAAAACCAAAGTATTGATTACAAGAAATATTTTCAGCACTTTGTTGAAAATTTAAATAAAAAAGAAATTGTAGTTCCAGTCTTGGGAATTCAAGGTGCAGGTAAAAGCAGTTTCTTAAATTCTATTTTAATGGAGGATAATGTATTACCTACTGATGTTGATGAAACAACTTGTGTTCCAGTTGAAATTAAATATGGAGAAGATGCTGATGAAGCTGAAATATATTATTTAAATGGAAACAAGGAGAGCATACATGTAAGAGATTTGGAGAAGTATGTACATAATGATTATAATGCAGCAAATAGTCTTAAGGTATCTAGAATAGTATTACATAATAAAAGTGATATATTAAAAGATAATATTGTTCTTGTAGACTTACCTGGTGTTGGGAGTTTGACGCCACAAAACCAAAGAACTACTCTAGAATATATAGATAAGTTAGCAGCAGGAATCTTCATGATTAGAACAAACCCACCAATTACAAGAACAGAAAAGAATTTCATAAATGCTTTATGGCCAAAATTATCTAATACTATCTTTGTTCAAAATAAGTGGAATGATGAGAGCGTGGAAGATGCAAATGAGGCAAAAGAGCATAATGAAGGGGTACTTTATAGCATTAGCTACGCACATGATGAAAAAGATATAAATGTAAACATAGTAAATGTTTATGAGGCTGTTAAAGGTAAGTTTACTAAGGATGAAACAGCATATAATAATTCAGGTATAACTAAAGTAATAGAAGAAATAAAGAATATCTCAAAAGAATATAATGAAGATTTGATGAAGACTTTAAAGCAAAGAATTTATGAGTCTATGAAGAACATTAATGATAAAATAGAAAGCTATAAAATCTTAGCTCTAAATCAGGAGAAGCAAAATGCAGAAGAAAAGGAAGAAAAAATACAAGAAATAAAAAACATCCTTTCAGCAAATAAAAAGAAAATAAGAAGCTGTAGATCTTATGCAGATAATGAGATGGAAAGTATTATAGAAGACTCTTCAAAGATAATAAAAGAAAATATTGAAGATTTAAGAGTGGATTTAAGAAGAATCATCAATAAAGGAATAGTTGATGGAAATAGGCTAAGTTTAATATACAAGGAAAGTTCTGATAAAGCAATAAATGATATAATGGATGAAATTCTTAGAAGAATCGGTATCTTTATAAGAAACATCAATAATGAATTTGAAAATATTAAGATAAAAGGTTTTGATGGAACATATGAAAATATATCGTTCTTTAATAAAAAGAGTTCGATTAAATATGAAAAAGCTCTGCCAACGGTATTTGGATTATCAAGTGGAGTAATTGGAACTATAGGTGCAGTAGGAACATTAGGAGGGCCAGCAGGAATTCTTGTAGGACTTGGAATAAGCTTAGCATTTTCTCTAATAGGAGACAACATGCGAAAGAGAATTATTGAAAATAGAGCTAATTACACTCTAAAAGATTTAGAGCCAATGATAGAAGATTTAGAAAAATACTTAAAGGAAGAAATCATTGGTGACTTAATGGCAAAGCAAGAAGAAATAGATGAAGCAATAAGAAACTTAAGAGATAGTTTAGAAAGAACCTTTAAAGATGATATTGAAAATATAGAGAAAAGATATGAAGCAAATTATAGCGAAAAGCAGGTACTAGAATTTGAAGAAGATCTAAAGGTATTAAAGGAATTAATAGAAGAATATAAGGAGAATTAA
- a CDS encoding dynamin family protein — MEKSSYILNTIQEIVKVLGENEYRQKRYNSDIEWFKERERIYNSNIIRIAIMGVTSSGKSTLVNTLLGEKILPMAIRPSSSIIITAAKGEKRQATVYFKDKEPKILEGTYLTQDNISKYADEENNSNNKYNVTQIDITTPYYKLDDNIHIIDSPGLDAWNLENHEKLTLEVLLPTIDICIFLTTVKASSDGTNAEKIKIISEKGKQIVLVQNMIDSIEEKIGKDGIVEEDKTTILKKHRDRAKKLLKEVIKAEENLEIVQISALNGLKGIVGKDEILYKRSNMEAFIEVIRNCVMREAPKLEYERALSIKEKINSIVNTDKEIINGNDLEGIEELIKIKSNDIDKLLSDFEGAQEKIYLKIREIEKIISETIAEITELPSESVDDYLGIVDKINNKKLYIESDILNIVKDYEETKRETYNLLNLDIRFSYFLPSIESKNIEIKHKYEERTMLFKKDGVLNKGKRLLSNIFDKEWGYKEVGYDEQIIDKEATIQKAQKICDKNKIKYMDILKEWSTQYRKSIDMFYDEVNKREKEYEEKKNQNIEIYDIDDTSKRLSLIRDKLLTLEGDVQYEIEVTSHEYERKSTLYYISKAQYNFYLLSNKVIENNYLLVGNYVRRKGLSNNDQNIRDVFWTWEIDSCRDFILRIYGIYLNEQECNEIRNNGIYYFDNVVIIHELSQWNFNVQEKLRAIKDKKCNVYLIFNGIQIGNSKKNILESRNLSYFFNNNDNLFVNLVIDSCREFINANNVQELLLEVNNLKNTIINRFYKANMGYILINSKNPIYNMALIESQEKHNFLISDYKIIKEKLFENTLSRGKEEKETLEAILSYFLNIPKYEGVEK; from the coding sequence ATGGAAAAAAGTAGTTATATATTAAATACAATTCAGGAAATAGTTAAAGTCTTAGGGGAAAATGAGTATAGACAAAAAAGATATAATAGTGATATAGAGTGGTTTAAAGAAAGGGAAAGAATTTATAATAGCAATATAATAAGAATTGCTATTATGGGAGTGACAAGCAGTGGAAAATCAACTCTAGTAAATACACTTTTAGGTGAAAAAATTCTACCTATGGCAATTAGACCAAGTTCTAGTATTATAATCACAGCAGCTAAGGGCGAAAAAAGACAGGCAACTGTTTATTTTAAAGATAAGGAACCAAAGATATTAGAAGGCACTTATTTAACTCAGGATAATATAAGTAAGTATGCAGATGAAGAAAATAATTCAAATAATAAATATAATGTGACTCAAATAGATATTACAACACCTTATTATAAGCTGGATGATAATATACATATAATAGATAGTCCAGGCTTAGATGCGTGGAATTTAGAAAATCATGAAAAACTAACGTTAGAAGTATTGCTCCCAACAATAGATATCTGTATATTTTTAACTACAGTAAAGGCTAGTAGTGATGGCACAAATGCAGAGAAAATTAAAATTATAAGCGAAAAAGGAAAACAAATAGTTCTAGTACAAAATATGATAGATTCAATCGAAGAGAAAATTGGAAAAGATGGAATAGTAGAAGAAGATAAAACTACCATTTTAAAAAAGCATAGAGACAGAGCTAAAAAGCTTTTAAAAGAGGTAATTAAAGCTGAAGAAAATTTAGAGATAGTTCAAATATCAGCACTTAACGGATTAAAAGGAATTGTAGGTAAAGATGAAATCTTGTATAAAAGGTCTAATATGGAAGCTTTTATTGAGGTTATAAGAAATTGTGTTATGCGAGAAGCTCCTAAGCTTGAATATGAGAGGGCTTTGAGTATTAAGGAGAAAATTAATAGTATAGTTAATACAGATAAAGAGATAATAAACGGAAATGATTTAGAAGGTATAGAAGAATTAATTAAGATAAAAAGCAATGATATAGATAAACTTTTAAGTGATTTTGAAGGTGCACAGGAAAAAATATATCTAAAAATTAGAGAAATCGAAAAGATAATTTCAGAAACTATTGCGGAAATCACAGAGTTACCATCAGAGAGTGTGGATGATTATTTAGGTATAGTGGATAAAATTAATAATAAGAAGCTGTATATTGAAAGCGACATATTAAATATAGTTAAAGATTATGAAGAGACAAAAAGAGAGACATACAATTTGCTAAATTTAGATATAAGATTTTCATATTTTCTGCCAAGTATCGAAAGTAAAAACATAGAAATTAAACATAAATATGAAGAAAGAACTATGTTATTTAAAAAAGACGGAGTATTAAACAAAGGGAAAAGATTATTATCAAATATATTTGATAAAGAGTGGGGATATAAGGAAGTTGGATATGACGAGCAAATAATAGATAAAGAGGCTACAATACAAAAAGCACAAAAAATATGCGATAAAAATAAAATTAAATATATGGATATATTAAAAGAATGGAGCACTCAATACAGAAAATCCATAGATATGTTTTATGATGAAGTAAATAAAAGAGAAAAAGAATATGAAGAAAAGAAAAATCAAAATATAGAAATTTATGATATAGATGACACAAGTAAAAGATTGAGTCTGATTAGAGACAAGCTTTTAACTTTAGAAGGTGACGTTCAGTATGAAATAGAAGTTACAAGTCATGAGTATGAGAGAAAAAGTACACTATATTATATTTCAAAAGCTCAATATAATTTCTATCTGTTAAGTAATAAAGTAATAGAGAATAATTACTTACTAGTCGGAAACTATGTAAGAAGAAAAGGTTTATCAAATAATGATCAGAATATTAGAGATGTTTTTTGGACATGGGAAATAGATTCATGCAGGGATTTTATATTAAGGATATATGGAATTTATTTAAATGAACAAGAATGCAATGAGATAAGAAACAATGGAATATATTATTTTGATAATGTAGTAATTATTCATGAATTAAGCCAATGGAATTTTAACGTTCAGGAAAAGTTGAGAGCAATAAAAGATAAAAAGTGCAATGTGTATTTAATTTTTAATGGGATTCAAATTGGAAATTCTAAAAAAAATATTTTAGAGAGCAGAAATTTAAGTTATTTCTTTAATAATAATGATAATTTATTTGTAAATTTAGTTATAGATTCATGTAGAGAATTTATAAATGCAAATAATGTTCAGGAACTTTTATTAGAAGTAAATAATTTAAAAAATACTATTATAAATAGATTCTATAAAGCTAATATGGGATATATATTAATTAATTCTAAAAATCCAATATATAATATGGCACTAATAGAAAGTCAGGAAAAACATAATTTTTTGATTAGCGATTATAAGATTATAAAAGAAAAATTGTTTGAAAATACTTTATCTAGAGGGAAAGAAGAAAAGGAAACTTTAGAAGCAATTTTAAGTTACTTTTTGAATATCCCTAAATATGAAGGAGTAGAAAAATAG
- a CDS encoding rubredoxin-like domain-containing protein, which produces MKKLFKCSVCGYISEGETAPEKCPKCHAGAEKFEELSSEAAEKVYRSDKTNGIHMEIITLAEKIIALSEEGIEDNLDPKCLAAFKQAKDEAWIIKQRSKTELAGHMSLGKW; this is translated from the coding sequence ATGAAGAAGTTATTTAAATGCAGTGTATGTGGATATATAAGTGAAGGAGAAACAGCACCTGAGAAATGTCCAAAATGTCATGCTGGAGCAGAGAAATTTGAGGAATTAAGCAGTGAAGCTGCTGAAAAAGTATATCGTTCAGATAAAACAAATGGAATTCATATGGAAATAATAACTTTAGCTGAAAAAATAATAGCTCTTAGTGAAGAAGGTATAGAAGATAATCTGGATCCTAAATGTCTTGCAGCTTTTAAGCAAGCGAAAGATGAGGCTTGGATAATAAAACAAAGATCAAAGACTGAACTTGCAGGGCACATGAGCCTAGGTAAATGGTAA
- a CDS encoding Hsp20/alpha crystallin family protein, giving the protein MFGLIPFKTNRVDRKGGAFEDFFDGFFNDEFFSPMNLGFGNNQKFNADIRETQNEYLVSAELPGVKKEDIDLEYRDNTLIISAKRNEEINEEKDNYIRRERTYGQISRALRVDNVDKSRISARFENGELQIILPKLNEAIKESDKILIQ; this is encoded by the coding sequence ATGTTTGGATTGATACCTTTTAAAACTAACAGAGTAGATAGAAAAGGAGGTGCATTTGAAGATTTTTTTGATGGCTTCTTTAATGATGAGTTTTTCTCACCAATGAATTTAGGCTTTGGAAATAATCAAAAATTCAATGCAGATATAAGAGAAACTCAAAATGAATATTTGGTATCTGCAGAGCTACCAGGTGTTAAAAAGGAAGACATTGATCTTGAATATAGAGATAATACATTAATTATTTCAGCAAAGAGAAATGAAGAAATCAATGAAGAAAAAGATAATTACATTAGAAGAGAAAGAACTTATGGACAGATTTCAAGAGCTCTTCGTGTAGACAATGTTGATAAATCAAGAATTTCAGCAAGATTTGAAAATGGAGAGTTACAAATTATTTTACCTAAATTAAATGAAGCTATTAAAGAGAGCGATAAAATTTTAATTCAATAA